CGCTGAAGAAGTGCTCGACCTCCTTCAGCACGTGTGGCGGCACGTCGCCGATGTCCTCCACCTGCTCCCAGCGCGGGTCCCCGGCAGCGACGGAGAGGATCTTCGCGTCCTCGCCCTTGTCGTCGGCCATGTGGAAGACCCCGACCACACGGGCGGTTATCGTGCACCCCGGGAACGTGGGGTCGCCCAGCAACACCAGCGCATCGAGGGGGTCGTCGTCGCCGGACCACGTTCCCGGGATGAAGCCGTACTCACCCGGGTAGTGCACGGCGGAGAAAAGGACGCGATCAAGCCGGAACCCTCCGGCATGATGGTCCCACTCGTACTTGTTGTGAGAGCCCTTGGGAATCTCGACGAACACCTCGACGGTCATGGGGCCTCCACACCACAGTCCCTGGCTTGGTAGGGGATCAACAGGAGTTGCTAGTGAACATCACCGAAGGACAGTCCGCCCCGGATTTCACGCTCGACGACCAAGACGGCCAGCCGCTGCGCCTGTCCTCGCTGAAGGGGTCACCGGTCCTGATCTACTTCTATCCCAAGGACGAGACACCAGGGTGCACCACGCAGGCACGTGGGATTCGGGACGAGTGGGAGGCGTTCACCGAACGTGGTGTCATCGTGCTGGGGGTCTCACCCGACGATGTGGCGTCCCACCGCGAATTCTGCGACAACCACGACCTGCCCCACACCTTGCTGGCTGATCCCGACCACGCGGTGATGGAGGAGTACGGTGCCTGGGGAGAGAAGGTGCTGTACGGCAAGACCTCGGTCGGCGTGATCCGCTCCAGCGTCCTGCTGGATCGTGAGGGAGTTGTGGTCAAGGTGTGGAAGCGTGCCCAGGCGAAGAGCCACGCCGAGCGTGCCCTCAAGGCGATCGACGCGTTGCTCTAACGCCTGATGCTGCAACTGCTCGGTCTGCTGCTGCTGGTCCCCGTCGGACTGATCCTGGTCCAGCAGGAACAGTGGCTGGGGCTCGGACTGCTCGGGCTGGCGTTCGTGGCGGTTGCGATCGACGCGGCTCGACGTCAACGCGAGGTCCGTGTACGTGAGGGCCGTCCAGGCGAGGTCCAGGGCCCCACGGCGACCGGAGGTGGCGGGTCGACAGCGGAGCAGCCACCTCCCGACGCCTCAGCAGCCGCGCAGCCGCCACCCCCCGCAACGTCGATCGCCGACGAGCGGCCCACGGCGTCCCCGGACGACGAGTTCGAGTCGATCATCGCCGAGGCCACCGCGGATCCCTCACTGCTTCGCCGCCGGCCCGAGACGTCCGGGAAGGGACCCGATCTGCCGGTCCGGCGTGGACCTGCGGGCGACGGTGCGGTGACGGGGCCGGAGCTCTTCATCGAGCAGACACGCACGATGATGGAGACGAAGGAGGGGGATCCGGCCGTCCTGGTGATCGAACTGGACGGCATGCGCGACATCCAGACCGTCCTGGGTGATGACCGCACCCCGATGGTCGTGGCTGCTGCGACCAGCCGGGTTCGTGATGTGGCTGCGGACTGGCCGGTGGGTTCACTGGCCGACGATCGGCTGTGCGTGGCGATGATGACGCGCCCGTTCCTTCCCGCTCACCACTTGGCGCGGTCGATCCGCAGCAGTCTGGCCCGGCCGATGGCCGTCGACGGTGTGGAGTTCCGCCTGGCCTCGTCGGTCGGGATCGCGCAGGGGCAGGAGGACCCCGACGTGCTGATGCGACGGGCGACCGTCGCCGCCCAGAACGCCTCCCGCCTCAACACGGGCGTGGAGCGGCACACGATCACCAACCCGACCGAGGTCCGACGACGGCTGCTCGTGGCAGCGGCGCTGTCCGATGCGCTGGAGGCGCCGGCCGCGCGGAAATTCGGCGTGGCCTTCCAACCGATCGTCACCCCGCTCGGTGAGCTGGCGAAGGCTGAGGCGCTGGCCCGGTGGGAGGATCCCAAGGTGGGGCCGGTCGCGCCGTCCGAGTTCGTGCCCCTGGCCGAGCGCACCGGCTTGATCGACCCGATGCTCGACATCGTGATGCGGGGAGCGATCACCGGGTGCACGGAGTGGCGCGCGGCCGGCATCGACGCCGACGTGTCGGTCAACCTCTCACCGATCAACCTGCGCAAGCCCCTGCTGGTGTCAGAGCTGACCGCCGCGATCGAGGCGTCGGACCTGGACCCCGGCCACGTGACGCTCGAGATCACCGAGACAGCGGTCATCGATGACGGATTGAATGCCATCCGCATCCTGCGGGACCTGCGGGCGGCCGGCTTCATCATCGCCATCGACGACTTCGGTGTCGGGGAATCCTCGCTGTCGCGACTGCAGGACCTGCCCGTCTCCATCGTGAAGTTGGACGGCTCCTTCTCGCGCAAGCTCACCACCGACCGACGATCCAGCGCGATCATCCGGGCAACGGTCGAGGTCTGTCGAGCACTCGACATGACGGTCATCGCGGAGGGCATCGAGACCGGCGAACAGGCCGACGTGGCAGCGGAGATCGGCGTCCACCTGCTGCAGGGATTCCTGTTCGCGACCGCGCTGACGGTGGAAGACGTCATCGGGGACGGTGGCCACCCCGAACGGGTGGGGTAGGTGGGGTAGGAGGCCGGTGTGGCCCTCGTTGCGTCGGAAGGGTTCGGCCCGTCCGTGGAGTGGGTGTACGCATGCGTGAGTTCGCCCGGTGTGAGCGGGTCAACCCGCGCATGCGTCAGCGCATCGGCGCTGAGGTCCCCATTCAGGCGCCGGGCTGGGAAAGTCCCGCCCCGACGGCCTTGACCACGGTGGCCTGCCCGGCGGGTGTCGCGACGGTCGCGGGCAGTGCCCCGTCGGTGAAGGGCACCAGACCCAGGGCGATCGTGCGCCCGTCCTCGGTGGCCGCGGCGCTGGTGACCTCACCGGGCCGGCGTCCCTCCCCCAAGGCGGCGCCGACGGCCAGGGGTGCGTCGGACTCGAGCAGCGCCAGGGCACGGCGGGGACGACCCAGGTTGTGGATCTTGGCGATCGACTCCTGCCCGGGGTAGCACCCCTTCTTGAGGTGCACGTGCGTGGGCAGCAGGCCGAGCTCCTGGCTGCGACGGCCGGGCCCGATCTCACTGCCCCAGGCAGGACGGGCAGCGCTGATCCGCCAGCGGTCCCAGTCCTCCGCGCTGGCGGCGGGAAGGTCCAGCTCGGCGACTCGCGCGGTCACCCACTCCGTCGGCCCGACCAGGTCCACACCGCCGTCGCGGTCCCGCAGCACGATGCCGGGTGCGTGGGGTGCTGCGGTCATGGGCCGCGAGGGGGCTCCCGGGGCCTCGACCTGACCGGGGCCACGCACGCTCGCGACCGCCCAGTCACCTGACAGATCAGTCACCTCGCACTGCATCATGAAGCGGAAGCGGTCCAACCGCTCGGCGACGTCGGCAGCCAACGATGCGGGCACGATCAGGTACACGGCCTCGGCGTGGACCACCGCGGTTCCACTGGCCAGGTGGTCGCCCTTGCCGTCCAGGTAGAGGAACTCCGCAACCGTCCCGATCGCCGCGTTCTCGAAGTCCTGGCTCAGCAACGAGTGCAGATAGGGGATTCGATCGGGGCCGCTGACCCCGACGATGCCGTCCGGACGCGAATAGACACCAGGGGTGCTGATCAGGAGGGTCATGAGCCCACCGTATGCGGCCCGTCCAGTGGACGGGCTGGCTAGAATCATCGGCACACGACCGAAAGGAGGTGGTCCGTCTCAATGATTGCTGATCATTGTGTGACCGTCGAGGTGATGCGCCGCTAGGCGTCATCGGTACATGCGCATCCAGTGCCGATTGCGGCTGGAACCTCCAGCTGACGCCTGATGCGAATCCACGCTCTATCACCCGCCCACGAACGTTTGCGGAACTGGTCACACCCGCCTGCGGACCCGCCGGCAATCCGGAGGGGTCCGGCGACATGACTCATGGGCGTGGATGCCAATACGAAATGAGCACCGCCCGGATCGACTACTGTCGGTCCGGGCGGTGTTGTGTCCGCGCAGGCCTCCGGTCCCACCCCCGACGTCAACCGAGAAGAGGGCAGTGAATGAGCACCCAGGTGGTTCCCGACGACGCCGTGATCGTGGTGTTCGGGGGCAGCGGAGACCTGTCCCGCCGTAAGCTCATGCCCGCGTTCTGGGATCTGTACCTGACCGGGCTGATGCCGGAGCGGTGGCGGCTGATCGGCACCTCCCGGACCGGCATCTCCGATGAGGCCTTCGCCGAGCTCGCGCGGGACGGGATCGAGGAGTTCGGTCGCGGCGTGTCCCCCGAGCAGGAGGAGGCGTTTGCGTCCTTCGCCGCGAACCTGACCTACCGTGGCGGGGGATTCGGACCCGGCGACACCGAGACCCTGGTGGCCGCGATCTCCGGGGCCGAGGAGGCCATCGGCGGCGAGCCGAATCGGCTGTTCTACCTGGCCATCCCGCCTGCGGTCTTCGGCCCGATCACCCAGGGGCTGGGCGAGGGCGGCCTGGACGAGCGAGCCCGTGTCGTCTTCGAGAAGCCGTTCGGCGTCGACCCGGCCTCCTTCGCCGAACTGGACGAGACCGTGCACGCCGTACTCGACGAGTCGCAGGTCTACCGGATCGACCACTTCCTCGGGAAGGAGGCGCTGCAGAACGTGTTGGCCTTGCGGTTCGCCAACGGCATGTTCGAGCCGGTGTGGAACCGTCAGCACATCGACCACATCCAGATCGACGTACCCGAGTCGATCGGGATCGGGACGCGCGCCGACTTCTACGAGGAGACCGGGGCCATGCGCGACATGATCGTCACCCATCTGTTCCAGGTGCTGAGCGTCGTCGCTCTCGAGCCACCGGTGAGCCTGGAGTCCGACGACCTGATGGATGAGAAGTCCAAGGTCTTCCAGTCGATGACCCCGCTACGGCCGAGCGACGTGGTGTACGGCCAGTACGAGTCGTACCGCTCCGAGGACGGCGTGGCGCCGGACTCCTGCACCGAGACCTTCGTGGCCGCGAAGGTCGAGATCGACAACTGGCGGTGGGCCGGCGTACCGATCTTCATGCGAACGGGCAAGCAGATGGCTGCCAAGCACCAGACGGTCACGTTGGCCTTCAAGCGTCCGCCGCGCCAGATGTTCGCGGCGAAGGCAGGGGGCAACGGGTCGTTCGTGTCCGACGGCCTGAACCACCTGACGCTGGACATGTCCGGAGACCCCGGCTTCTCCATCTCCTTCCTGGCGAAGAAGCCCGGTCCCCGGATGGACCTGGGTCCCGCTTCGATGCGATTCTCCTACGAGCAGTCGTTCTTCAGCGGGCCGGCGGTGGAGGAGGGCACCCGACTGGATGCCTACGAACGACTGCTGCACGACGCGCTGCTGGGTGACCGCACCCTGTTCACCAGGGCCGACGGCATCGGGCGGACCTGGGACCTGGTGGCACCCATCCTGGAGGAGTCGCCGGACTGCCATCCCTACGAGGACGGGTCGTGGGGGCCCCAGGCCGCGATGGATCTGATCGCCCCCCGGGGGTGGCACCTGCCCGAGGGGGGTGGGGAGTCATGAGCCTCGAGCGCCAGGTGGAGGCACAGCCGGATGGCGTGACGCGCGCGTGCGCGGATCTGATCGCGGATCGGCTGGGACGGGCGCTGGTTGCCCGCGGCACCGCGACGTTGGCGCTGAGCGGTGGGTCGACCCCCAAGCCGCTGTACCGGATGCTGGCGACCTATGACCTCCAGTGGCGCGCGGTCCACGTGGTCCAGGTCGACGAGCGGGTCGCACCTGCTGACCACCCGGATCGCAACTGGGTGGCGATCGAGGAGGGACTGGTCGGTGTCACCGGTGCTGTCGGACATCCGATGCCGACGACACGGGAGGGTGCGGCCGCCGGCTCGGCGGGTGATTGGGACGTTCTCGTCGCCTCTTACGCGGATGAGCTGCGCCAGCTGGGCCGTCTGGACGTCGTGCACCTCGGCCTCGGTGATGACGGGCACACCGCGTCGTTGGTCCCCGGCGACCCCGTCCTGGACCTCACTGGTTCGGACGCGCCGAGTGTCGCGATGACCGAGCCCTACCAGGGCCGCCGCCGCATGACCCTGACCGCCCCGACGATCAACGCTGCGGCGACGATCGTGTGGCAGGTCGTCGGCGGCGGGAAGGCACACGCCGTGGCACAGCTGCTGGCGGAGGATCCGAGCATCCCGGGATCACTCATCCGTCAGGCGCGCGACGTGCACCTCGTGATGGACGAGGCTGCAGGAGGACGATCATGAGCAAGATCCTTGTCATCAAGGCCACGCACGGGCTGGACGATCCCGAGCGAGCGAACCTGGCGTGCAACGTGGCCGCCGTCGGCGTCGCGAGCGGACTGGACGTCCACCTCTTCCTGGCCGTCGACGCCGTGAACCTCGGCCTGCCCGAGCCGCCCGACCTCGAGGTTCCGCACGCGCCACCGATCGCGGATCTGCTGGAGGCAGTGTACGGCGCCGGGCAGGTGGTCGTCTGCACGCCGTGTGCCGCCAGGCGGGGTCTGGAACCCGAGGACTTCCGCGAGGGCACGGTCATGGGTGGTTCGGCCCTTTTCGTCGAGCTCGCGACTTCGGAAGACGCCACGGCCCTGGTGTACTGAGAGGTTGGGCTACCCGGCCAAGGCCGCCCGCAGGCGCTGCTCGACGTCGGCTCGGTGCCCGTCGTCGTCGTAGTCGACGCGGGGCCAGAAGAACCCTCGGAGACCGTCACCCTTCGTTCGTGGCACGACGTGGATGTGCAGGTGGTGCACGGACTGGCTCACGATGTTGTTGTTGGCCACGAACGCCCCTTGAGCGCCGAGCACGAGCTTCATGGCGGCCGTGGCGCGTTGCACCAGGTGGAAGACGGGTGGGACCTGCTCTGGTGGAAGCTGGTCCAGCGTGACGACGTGCTGGCGGGGGCAGATCAGCAGATGGCCTGGGAACAGCGGCCTGATGTCGAGGAACGCGACCACATCCTCGTCGGAGTACACCAATGGCTGGTCCTTCGCCTCCTCCTCGATGATGCGGCAGAAGACGCAGCGCTCTGGTGGATGGTCGGCGGCATCCGCAAACGGTGAGTCCGACGAGGTGCTCGTCATGGTGGGGAGCCTAGGTGCCCTCAGGCGTCCCCCGCGTGCTGGCCAGTGCCAGCGGCCTCGAGACGCGCCAACTGCTCGAGCGGAACCGGGACGGCCAACGGCTTGGCTTCCAGGCCCGTCGGTCCGCTGACCTGCTCGGGCCGGGCTGGCCCGCTCGCTGCGGTTGCGTGTCCGGCCAGCGAGCCGAGC
The sequence above is a segment of the Euzebya tangerina genome. Coding sequences within it:
- the bcp gene encoding thioredoxin-dependent thiol peroxidase, producing the protein MNITEGQSAPDFTLDDQDGQPLRLSSLKGSPVLIYFYPKDETPGCTTQARGIRDEWEAFTERGVIVLGVSPDDVASHREFCDNHDLPHTLLADPDHAVMEEYGAWGEKVLYGKTSVGVIRSSVLLDREGVVVKVWKRAQAKSHAERALKAIDALL
- a CDS encoding EAL domain-containing protein; this translates as MLQLLGLLLLVPVGLILVQQEQWLGLGLLGLAFVAVAIDAARRQREVRVREGRPGEVQGPTATGGGGSTAEQPPPDASAAAQPPPPATSIADERPTASPDDEFESIIAEATADPSLLRRRPETSGKGPDLPVRRGPAGDGAVTGPELFIEQTRTMMETKEGDPAVLVIELDGMRDIQTVLGDDRTPMVVAAATSRVRDVAADWPVGSLADDRLCVAMMTRPFLPAHHLARSIRSSLARPMAVDGVEFRLASSVGIAQGQEDPDVLMRRATVAAQNASRLNTGVERHTITNPTEVRRRLLVAAALSDALEAPAARKFGVAFQPIVTPLGELAKAEALARWEDPKVGPVAPSEFVPLAERTGLIDPMLDIVMRGAITGCTEWRAAGIDADVSVNLSPINLRKPLLVSELTAAIEASDLDPGHVTLEITETAVIDDGLNAIRILRDLRAAGFIIAIDDFGVGESSLSRLQDLPVSIVKLDGSFSRKLTTDRRSSAIIRATVEVCRALDMTVIAEGIETGEQADVAAEIGVHLLQGFLFATALTVEDVIGDGGHPERVG
- a CDS encoding YgfZ/GcvT domain-containing protein → MTLLISTPGVYSRPDGIVGVSGPDRIPYLHSLLSQDFENAAIGTVAEFLYLDGKGDHLASGTAVVHAEAVYLIVPASLAADVAERLDRFRFMMQCEVTDLSGDWAVASVRGPGQVEAPGAPSRPMTAAPHAPGIVLRDRDGGVDLVGPTEWVTARVAELDLPAASAEDWDRWRISAARPAWGSEIGPGRRSQELGLLPTHVHLKKGCYPGQESIAKIHNLGRPRRALALLESDAPLAVGAALGEGRRPGEVTSAAATEDGRTIALGLVPFTDGALPATVATPAGQATVVKAVGAGLSQPGA
- the zwf gene encoding glucose-6-phosphate dehydrogenase, whose translation is MSTQVVPDDAVIVVFGGSGDLSRRKLMPAFWDLYLTGLMPERWRLIGTSRTGISDEAFAELARDGIEEFGRGVSPEQEEAFASFAANLTYRGGGFGPGDTETLVAAISGAEEAIGGEPNRLFYLAIPPAVFGPITQGLGEGGLDERARVVFEKPFGVDPASFAELDETVHAVLDESQVYRIDHFLGKEALQNVLALRFANGMFEPVWNRQHIDHIQIDVPESIGIGTRADFYEETGAMRDMIVTHLFQVLSVVALEPPVSLESDDLMDEKSKVFQSMTPLRPSDVVYGQYESYRSEDGVAPDSCTETFVAAKVEIDNWRWAGVPIFMRTGKQMAAKHQTVTLAFKRPPRQMFAAKAGGNGSFVSDGLNHLTLDMSGDPGFSISFLAKKPGPRMDLGPASMRFSYEQSFFSGPAVEEGTRLDAYERLLHDALLGDRTLFTRADGIGRTWDLVAPILEESPDCHPYEDGSWGPQAAMDLIAPRGWHLPEGGGES
- a CDS encoding inorganic diphosphatase; the protein is MTVEVFVEIPKGSHNKYEWDHHAGGFRLDRVLFSAVHYPGEYGFIPGTWSGDDDPLDALVLLGDPTFPGCTITARVVGVFHMADDKGEDAKILSVAAGDPRWEQVEDIGDVPPHVLKEVEHFFSVYKDLERKSVRTDGFRDRAAALQQIEEDRARFDQLESKPRMPGDRD
- a CDS encoding DsrE family protein; this encodes MSKILVIKATHGLDDPERANLACNVAAVGVASGLDVHLFLAVDAVNLGLPEPPDLEVPHAPPIADLLEAVYGAGQVVVCTPCAARRGLEPEDFREGTVMGGSALFVELATSEDATALVY
- a CDS encoding HIT family protein, with amino-acid sequence MTSTSSDSPFADAADHPPERCVFCRIIEEEAKDQPLVYSDEDVVAFLDIRPLFPGHLLICPRQHVVTLDQLPPEQVPPVFHLVQRATAAMKLVLGAQGAFVANNNIVSQSVHHLHIHVVPRTKGDGLRGFFWPRVDYDDDGHRADVEQRLRAALAG
- the pgl gene encoding 6-phosphogluconolactonase; amino-acid sequence: MSLERQVEAQPDGVTRACADLIADRLGRALVARGTATLALSGGSTPKPLYRMLATYDLQWRAVHVVQVDERVAPADHPDRNWVAIEEGLVGVTGAVGHPMPTTREGAAAGSAGDWDVLVASYADELRQLGRLDVVHLGLGDDGHTASLVPGDPVLDLTGSDAPSVAMTEPYQGRRRMTLTAPTINAAATIVWQVVGGGKAHAVAQLLAEDPSIPGSLIRQARDVHLVMDEAAGGRS